From a single Nissabacter sp. SGAir0207 genomic region:
- the yjgA gene encoding ribosome biogenesis factor YjgA, which produces MNKSHEDWLDDVPENENDEDEEIIWVSKSEIKRDAEALKDLGAELVDLGKNALDKIPLDEDLRAAIELAQRIKKEGRRRQLQLIGKMLRARDPEPIQTALDKLKNRHNQQVSLFHKLEALRDRLVEEGDDAVPDVLALYPDADRQQLRALVRNAQKEKAANKPPKAFRQIFQYLRELAETQD; this is translated from the coding sequence ATGAACAAATCACACGAAGACTGGCTCGACGACGTCCCTGAGAATGAAAACGACGAAGACGAAGAGATTATTTGGGTCAGCAAAAGCGAAATCAAACGCGACGCCGAGGCGCTGAAAGATCTGGGCGCGGAGCTGGTCGATCTGGGCAAAAACGCCCTGGACAAGATCCCGCTGGATGAGGATCTGCGTGCTGCGATCGAACTGGCACAGCGCATCAAGAAAGAGGGCCGCCGCCGCCAGTTACAGCTGATTGGCAAAATGCTGCGTGCGCGTGACCCGGAGCCGATCCAGACCGCGCTCGACAAGCTGAAAAACCGCCACAACCAGCAGGTGTCGCTGTTCCATAAACTGGAAGCATTGCGTGACCGTCTGGTGGAAGAGGGTGATGACGCGGTGCCGGACGTGCTGGCGCTCTACCCGGATGCGGATCGCCAGCAACTGCGCGCGCTGGTGCGCAACGCCCAGAAAGAGAAGGCCGCCAACAAGCCACCGAAGGCGTTCCGCCAGATCTTCCAGTACCTGCGCGAACTGGCTGAGACACAGGATTAA
- a CDS encoding glycine dehydrogenase, with amino-acid sequence MNNASAPETEDDAANRQVEQVLAQIHALLCGAAIVPNAVQQQMLASHIRAMVMRSRTGEPLPEVDRELFDEISPHSMQLAEQVVASFGNLPIEEAYLLSVHFEVAKENQTTN; translated from the coding sequence GTGAATAACGCAAGCGCGCCAGAGACAGAGGACGACGCGGCAAACAGGCAGGTTGAGCAGGTGCTGGCGCAGATCCACGCCCTGTTGTGCGGGGCGGCGATCGTCCCGAACGCGGTGCAGCAGCAGATGCTGGCGTCCCATATCCGCGCGATGGTGATGCGCTCCCGCACGGGCGAGCCGCTGCCGGAGGTGGATCGGGAGCTGTTCGATGAGATCTCGCCGCACTCCATGCAGCTGGCCGAGCAGGTGGTCGCCAGTTTCGGCAACCTGCCGATTGAGGAGGCTTACCTGCTCTCCGTGCATTTTGAAGTCGCGAAAGAGAACCAGACCACTAACTGA
- the pmbA gene encoding metalloprotease PmbA has product MKVVTQVAEQRKMLEQAVARALELAQAGADQAEVAVSKSTGISVSTRFGDVENVEFNSDGALGITVYWQNRKGSASSTDLSPEAIGRTVQAALDIARYTSPDPYAGAADPELLAYDAPDLDLFHPTELDAERAIELAARAEQAALAADKRITNSEGGSFNSHVGIKVFGNSHGMLQSYCSSRHSMSSCVIAEHEGDMERDYAYTIGRAIDDLQSPEWVGAECARRTLSRLSPRKLATMKAPVLFASEVATGLFGHLVGAISGGSIYRKSSFLLDSLGQQILPEWLTIEEHPHLLKGLASTPFDSEGVRTQRRDIVKDGVLQTWLMTNYSARKLGLKSTGHAGGIHNWRIAGQGHDFAAMLKQLGTGLVVTELMGQGVSGITGDYSRGAAGFWVENGEIQYPVSEITIAGNLKDMLRNIVSVGSDIETRSNIQCGSVLLPEMRIAGQ; this is encoded by the coding sequence ATGAAAGTAGTCACTCAAGTTGCAGAGCAGCGTAAGATGCTGGAGCAGGCGGTGGCCCGTGCGCTGGAACTGGCGCAGGCCGGGGCCGATCAGGCCGAGGTCGCCGTCAGCAAATCCACCGGGATCAGCGTCAGCACCCGGTTTGGCGACGTGGAGAACGTGGAGTTCAACAGCGACGGCGCGTTGGGCATCACGGTCTACTGGCAGAACCGCAAGGGGAGCGCCTCCTCCACCGACCTCAGCCCGGAGGCCATCGGCCGCACCGTGCAGGCGGCGCTGGACATCGCCCGCTACACCTCACCCGATCCCTATGCCGGTGCCGCTGACCCGGAGCTGCTGGCCTATGACGCGCCGGATCTTGACCTGTTCCATCCGACCGAGCTGGACGCCGAGCGCGCCATTGAGCTGGCGGCGCGCGCCGAGCAGGCGGCACTGGCGGCGGACAAGCGCATCACCAACAGTGAGGGTGGCAGCTTCAACAGCCACGTCGGTATCAAGGTGTTCGGCAACAGCCACGGCATGTTGCAGAGCTACTGCTCCAGCCGCCACTCCATGTCGAGCTGCGTAATCGCCGAGCATGAGGGCGACATGGAGCGTGACTACGCCTACACCATTGGCCGGGCGATTGACGACCTGCAAAGCCCGGAGTGGGTCGGGGCCGAGTGCGCCCGCCGCACCCTGTCGCGCCTGTCGCCGCGCAAGCTGGCAACGATGAAGGCCCCGGTGCTGTTCGCCTCGGAGGTCGCCACCGGCCTGTTCGGCCACTTGGTCGGTGCCATCAGCGGCGGCAGCATCTACCGCAAATCGAGCTTCCTGCTCGACAGTCTCGGCCAGCAGATCCTGCCGGAGTGGCTGACCATTGAGGAGCACCCGCACCTGCTGAAGGGGCTGGCCTCCACCCCGTTCGACAGCGAGGGGGTACGCACCCAGCGCCGTGACATCGTTAAGGATGGCGTGCTGCAAACCTGGCTGATGACCAACTACTCGGCGCGCAAGCTGGGGCTGAAGAGCACTGGCCACGCTGGCGGCATCCACAACTGGCGCATCGCCGGTCAGGGGCATGACTTCGCCGCGATGCTGAAACAGCTGGGCACCGGGCTGGTGGTCACCGAGCTGATGGGGCAGGGCGTCAGTGGCATCACTGGCGACTACTCACGCGGCGCGGCCGGTTTCTGGGTGGAGAATGGCGAGATCCAGTACCCGGTGAGCGAGATCACCATCGCCGGTAACCTGAAAGATATGCTGCGCAACATCGTCAGCGTCGGCAGTGACATCGAAACCCGCAGCAACATTCAGTGCGGCTCGGTGCTGTTGCCGGAGATGCGCATCGCTGGCCAGTAA
- a CDS encoding barstar family protein — MGKVVFDFNQIPDLPRFYGEFAREFALDEDFGANLDALWDVVTGRLGLPVEIEFVNLNPRKKRRFGALVLLFEEAEEELEGGLRFNIRQ, encoded by the coding sequence ATGGGAAAAGTGGTGTTCGACTTTAATCAGATTCCGGATCTGCCCCGGTTTTATGGCGAATTTGCGCGCGAGTTTGCGCTGGACGAGGACTTTGGGGCGAATCTGGACGCGCTGTGGGATGTGGTGACAGGCCGCCTGGGGCTGCCGGTGGAGATTGAGTTTGTGAACCTGAACCCGCGCAAGAAGCGACGCTTCGGCGCGCTGGTGCTGCTGTTTGAGGAGGCGGAGGAGGAGCTGGAGGGCGGGTTGCGCTTCAACATCCGCCAATAA